One Ananas comosus cultivar F153 linkage group 1, ASM154086v1, whole genome shotgun sequence DNA window includes the following coding sequences:
- the LOC109711018 gene encoding MAP kinase kinase kinase mkh1-like isoform X4, whose amino-acid sequence MEWSENLKPASNYPPESRTEGFSSPGQGFLQGPTNINPRPPVFFVPTGVRHVLNYSFQTGEEFALGFMQERASNSREPSLLPTTSEEQSYADQRTVPISPHVGLRSASDAPATNAVLETEKKGPPSLRRFALGASSEDVRSPGFGKRYDDSPVSSELPPTKMKFLCSFGGKFLPRPGDGKLRYVGGYNHVLQLNKDISWRELLRRTRKLCNKFHAIKYQLPGENINLLISVSSDEDLHLMMDECRVLEDGEHKPRIFLFSSEDGDVDDGSVHSNVGKIDADAERQYVIAVNGLDGSGDAFNKRASASATEMDQLMFELGEAKMSKSASSSATVSAMDLITPLKTPSKPIQVKQHIGVAAYLKNQDNEEQFEEDDMYLYSGHRHQDIFFNKDSNIFFPSPVPTESTTYPSKHKQGITNFSKPLNELKTLPRIVDGLHGEMRIADGEVPRKEIKAKEDSVSEKNDEAALSWHFTDKLPVPTKQHEGSPSDNVPAEPSNAASRVFQTERILREQVEPLIRLAKSDDLIGFQQLGLNENYIMTEESTTAGKSADLSPGGHLNSSDMLSSPAQVPEDVILQIPKSKDFGDAQLNQGEQMFSLEESERSHKSLHKLRSHGSQEDAASQVEKRIDGESYRNSFGSQRKIEKSDKENGVQTTVRSVELKFSPAGAKSCNRSQESPSSTSSPSTPSGNRTAKMCDKFSQCGSQDQGYSLLKISLTRSLENDGSSLLVLNRSHELREDVREANQEQEEYEAERVEEIGLPAVDAISRDLNISNVQIIKNDDLEDLREVGAGTFGTVYHGKWRGTDVAIKRIKNSCFLYHSSQTDKLILEFWREAGILSKLHHPNVVAFYGVVKDGPGGKLATVTEFMVSGSLKKVLLRRDKYLDRRKRLMLAMDAAIGMEYLHSKNIVHFDLKCDNLLVNLKDSSRPICC is encoded by the exons ATGGAGTGGTCGGAAAATCTCAAGCCGGCTTCGAACTACCCACCCGAAAGCCGAACTGAGGGCTTTAGCTCACCAGGCCAGGGCTTCTTGCAAGGTCCCACTAACATCAACCCTCGACCTCCCGTGTTTTTTGTACCAACTGGCGTTAGGCATGTCTTGAATTACTCTTTTCAGACCGGCGAGGAGTTTGCGCTTGGATTCATGCAAGAACGGGCCAGCAATTCCCGCGAGCCTTCTCTTCTTCCGACCACTTCTGAAGAACAGAGTTATGCCGATCAGAGGACGGTGCCAATAAGCCCTCACGTCGGTCTCAGAAGTGCTTCTGATGCACCAGCGACGAATGCAGTTTTAGAGACTGAGAAGAAAGGCCCTCCCTCGTTGCGGCGCTTTGCTTTAGGTGCTTCATCCGAAGATGTACGCAGCCCGGGATTCGGTAAAAGGTACGATGATTCCCCTGTGTCTTCCGAATTGCCGCCAACTAAGATGAAGTTCCTCTGTAGCTTCGGCGGGAAATTTTTACCCAGACCAGGTGATGGAAAGCTTAGATATGTTGGAGGTTACAATCATGTCCTTCAGCTGAACAAAGACATATCATGGCGCGAGCTCTTGCGGAGAACGCGGAAGTTGTGCAACAAATTTCACGCAATCAAATACCAATTGCCAGGGGAGAACATTAATTTGCTGATCTCCGTGTCCTCCGACGAAGATTTGCATCTTATGATGGACGAGTGCAGAGTCTTAGAAGACGGTGAACACAAGCCCCggatatttcttttctcttcggAGGACGGCGATGTTGATGATGGCAGTGTGCATTCTAATGTAGGAAAAATTGATGCCGACGCTGAAAGGCAGTATGTGATTGCTGTAAATGGCTTGGATGGATCAGGCGATGCATTCAATAAGCGCGCGAGTGCTTCTGCGACTGAAATGGATCAGTTAATGTTCGAGCTCGGCGAGGCTAAGATGAGCAAAAGTGCTTCTAGTTCAGCTACTGTATCTGCAATGGATTTGATTACTCCGCTGAAGACACCATCTAAACCTATTCAAGTTAAACAGCATATTGGAGTAGCGGCTTATTTGAAAAATCAAGACAATGAAGAGCAGTTCGAGGAGgatgacatgtacctatattccGGGCATCGCCACCAAGATATCTTCTTCAATAAGGACAGCAATATTTTCTTTCCTTCGCCGGTGCCTACAGAATCCACTACTTATCCTAGTAAGCACAAACAAGGCATTACAAATTTCTCGAAGCCGCTCAACGAGCTAAAAACTCTACCTAGGATAGTCGATGGACTTCACGGTGAAATGAGAATTGCAGATGGAGAAGTACCGAGGAAAGAAATAAAAGCCAAAGAAGATAGTGTATCCGAGAAAAACGATGAAGCGGCGTTATCCTGGCACTTTACGGACAAGTTACCTGTGCCGACAAAGCAGCATGAAGGTTCGCCTTCTGACAATGTGCCGGCCGAACCATCTAATGCGGCTTCTCGGGTCTTTCAGACGGAGAGGATCCTGAGGGAGCAAGTGGAGCCTCTCATTCGGTTAGCAAAATCGGATGATTTGATTGGTTTTCAGCAACTTGGGCTTAATGAAAACTACATTATGACTGAAGAATCAACCACCGCTGGCAAATCTGCTGATCTTTCGCCTGGAGGGCACCTAAATTCAAGTGATATGTTGTCTTCACCAGCTCAAGTGCCGGAGGATGTGATATTGCAGATTCCAAAGTCCAAAGATTTTGGAGACGCCCAATTGAATCAGGGAGAACAAATGTTTTCGCTGGAAGAATCGGAAAGATCACATAAATCTTTGCACAAGCTGAGAAGTCATGGTTCTCAAGAAGATGCGGCTAGTCAAGTCGAGAAGCGGATAGACGGAGAGAGCTACCGAAACAGCTTTGGTTCTCAGAGGAAGATTGAGAAATCTGACAAAGAAAATGGAGTTCAAACTACTGTCAGGAGTGTCGAACTAAAATTTTCACCTGCAGGTGCCAAAAGTTGCAATAGAAGTCAGGAAAGTCCGAGTTCTACGTCATCACCGTCTACACCTTCGGGAAATAGAACGGCTAAAATGTGCGACAAATTTTCACAGTGCGGTTCTCAAGATCAAGGCTATAGTCTATTGAAAATTAGCTTGACACGGTCGCTGGAAAATGATGGCAGTAGTTTGCTCGTTTTGAATCGTTCGCACGAACTTAGGGAGGATGTTAGGGAAGCTAACCAGGAGCAAGAG GAATATGAAGCTGAGAGAGTTGAAGAAATCGGTTTGCCTGCAGTGGATGCTATTAGTCGAGATCTGAATATAAGTAATGTACAG ATTATAAAGAATGATGATCTCGAAGATCTTCGAGAGGTAGGTGCCGGTACGTTCGGAACCGTCTATCATGGGAAATGGAGGGGTACAGATGTGGCCATTAAGCGGATAAAGAACAGCTGTTTTCTGTACCACTCATCTCAGACAGATAAGCTG ATCTTGGAATTTTGGCGGGAAGCGGGCATTCTCTCGAAGCTTCACCACCCAAATGTCGTGGCCTTCTACGGAGTTGTGAAAGATGGACCAGGCGGAAAATTAGCTACTGTAACGGAATTTATGGTCAGCGGATCCCTTAAGAAAGTTTTACTGCGCAGGGACAA GTATCTCGATCGCCGTAAGAGGCTAATGCTTGCTATGGATGCTGCTATTGGAATGGAATACTTGCATTCCAAGAATATCGtccattttgatttgaaatgCGATAACTTGCTCGTGAACCTTAAAGATTCCTCGCGTCCAATTT GTTGCTGA